Part of the Aquimarina sp. MAR_2010_214 genome is shown below.
ATAGCGCTGTACTCCTTTGAGCTTACCATTAGCCTTAATTTTATTGCACTTACAATGAGGACAGCTTATGGCTTTACTCTGATTGCTATCAATCAGGGCTGAACCCTCAGTAGAGATCTCCAATAATGTGGAAACAATTTCTGATTGAACCAAAGCCGATGAACTAATGAAAAAATCTCTAAAATCTTCTGGTATCATTTCTCCGTTTTTATAAAGTAAAGATAAAACATATTCTAATTAGAACTTAGCCTTTATCTTTTATGATATCATTAAAAAATTTGGGGTATTCAATAATAGATTCTTTAGACAATACTATTTGTAGCCTATCGATATCATCTGTATCCGTTAATTCTAGGATTAATGAAATTAAAGCAACAGTAGAATCTATTCCACCTGACCACAATACTTTTAATTTGCCTTTTGTAGAACTAGTAATCTTAGTTGCTCTGATTCTACATACCTCATCAAAAGTTAAATCGGTATTAGACTCATCCGGTATTTTATCTATAATTCTAAAATCAATTCCCGAATCAATAGTTTCTGTACGATCTATTAATATTGTTCCAAAAAATTCACAGCTTTTTAAATATACAGGGTTTACTTTTTTTTTCCATAAACGATTGCGAAACAATTGTTTTTTGGACAAATAATACACCTGACTATCAAGATTTGGCAAAGACATCTTCAGGTTGTTTTTTACAAATTTCTAAATATTCTTTTAATTGACTTTCAATAAGTGTTATATCAAAATCTAAAAATGAAGATGTAAACACCCCTGTAAAACGAATCTTATCATTGATACGATTAATTCTTAATAAAGGAAATCTTTTTTTAAAAATCCAAAAAACAGTACTAACTCCTTCTATAAGCCACTCATTCTTTTTTCTTCTTATTTGGTGAGTAATGTTATATCTTTTAACTGAAGAACTATGCTCATAGGTAACAATTCTTTCTCGTATTAAAAAATCTTTTCTGGTAGTCGTACACATGTGATTGAATTCTTCTAAGAAATCAATAATGATTTTATCTATTTTTTCATTTTCCATTTGTTATATCATTACAGTACCGTTAAACATTGGGTGATTTTTTTCTAACGCACCTACTGAGGAATAAATATGCAAGGGTATTGCTATTAATGGTTTTTCAGTATCCGTTTCAAAATGATGTGGGCACATTGGTTCTAATATACATACCGAACCCGGTTCTAAATCTGTTACTATATTTCTGTTTTCTATTCCCACAATACTTTTTCCTACCCCTTCTACGATTAGAACAACCCGAAAGGTTGAATGAATATGATGCTCTTGTTCTTTGCTAAAAGGAGGCATCTTAAGGTATTGTAATGTAGGGTCTCCTAACCTTATAGGAGGAAACAATTGTTTCGTAGAACATCCATTAACATAAGGTAGCGTAGTAACTCCTTCTAAAGAAAAACTAGCATTAGGGTGCATATACCCTCTGATTACAGTTGCTAAATATTTTGAATTTATTGTACAAGGTCCTTTCTGTACTTTTACCTCTTTTAACTCACTATCAAAATAATAAACACAATCTCCCTTTTCTACTTTTATTTTTTGCAACCCTATATAGGAAGTAAAAAAATAAAGCTGATTTAGATCACTCTCAAATATTTCTTGATTTTTTACATGAAAATAATGTGCTCCAAATATTTCGTTCGTCATAGTTTTAAATAAACATAATGTTATTAGGATTAATTCTTTGAGTTTTGATTCGAAACTAAAAAAGTAAGTTTGAATTAAAATACTTCTCGCTGACCTAACCGATTCCTAGATAATTAATCTATGGGAATTATATATAAGATATAAGTTCAAAACTAAACATTTAATTAAATTACTACTATATTATATGCTAAAT
Proteins encoded:
- a CDS encoding AraC family ligand binding domain-containing protein, with amino-acid sequence MTNEIFGAHYFHVKNQEIFESDLNQLYFFTSYIGLQKIKVEKGDCVYYFDSELKEVKVQKGPCTINSKYLATVIRGYMHPNASFSLEGVTTLPYVNGCSTKQLFPPIRLGDPTLQYLKMPPFSKEQEHHIHSTFRVVLIVEGVGKSIVGIENRNIVTDLEPGSVCILEPMCPHHFETDTEKPLIAIPLHIYSSVGALEKNHPMFNGTVMI